In a single window of the Diospyros lotus cultivar Yz01 chromosome 10, ASM1463336v1, whole genome shotgun sequence genome:
- the LOC127810861 gene encoding probable galacturonosyltransferase 12 isoform X1: protein MQLHISPSLRHVTVLPAKGVREFIKVKVGSRRFSYRMVFYSLLFFTFLLRFVFVLTAVDTIDGQTKCSTLGCLGKQLGPKILGRRPEPAVISLLNVPQVFYQVLDEPASQDEIEGDEIPQTLEDFVAEMKQTKPDAKTFATRLRAMVSFLEQRTRTAKIQEFLYRHVASSSIPKQLHCLALRLANEHSTNANARLQLPSAELVPALVDNSLFHFVLASDNVLAASVVASSLVHNSLHSEKVVLHIITDRKTFSPMQAWFSLHPLTPAIIEVKALHHFDWFTKGKVPVLEAMEKDQKVRSQFRGGSSAIVASSTEKPNVIAAKLQALSPKYNSLMNHIRINLPELFPSLNKVVFLDDDVVVQTDLSPLWDIDMNGKVNGAVETCSGSDKFVMSKKLKSYLNFSHPLIAKYFDPNECAWAYGMNIFDLEAWRKTNISDTYHYWIKENLKSDLSLWQLGTLPPGLIAFHGHVQIIDPFWHMLGLGYQENTSIADAESAGVIHFNGRAKPWLDIAFPQLRPLWTKYVDSSDKYIKSCHIRAL from the exons ATGCAGCTCCACATATCGCCCAGCTTGCGCCATGTCACTGTTCTGCCTGCAAAGGGTGTTAGAGAATTCATCAAAGTTAAGGTTGGTTCCAGAAGGTTTTCGTATCGCATGGTTTTCTATTCGCTCCTGTTCTTCACCTTCCTTCTCCGGTTTGTCTTCGTTCTAACGGCAGTGGACACCATTGATGGACAAACTAAGTGCTCCACTCTAG GCTGCTTGGGGAAGCAATTAGGACCAAAGATACTGGGAAGAAGACCAGAACCAGCTGTAATCTCCTTACTTAAt GTTCCCCAAGTATTCTATCAAGTCCTAGACGAGCCGGCGAGCCAAGATGAAATAGAAGGCGATGAAATTCCGCAAACATTAGAAGATTTTGTTGCTGAAATGAAGCAAACTAAACCAGATGCGAAGacctttgccacaaggctaAGAGCTATG GTTAGTTTCCTTGAACAGAGGACTAGGACAGCCAAAATACAAGAGTTCCTGTACCGCCACGTAGCATCCAGCAGCATACCAAAACAGCTCCACTGCCTTGCTTTGCGACTAGCCAATGAGCACTCAACCAATGCCAATGCCCGTCTCCAGCTTCCCTCAGCAGAATTAGTCCCCGCCCTCGTGGACAACTCGCTCTTCCACTTTGTGCTTGCCTCCGATAATGTCCTTGCAGCCTCAGTAGTTGCATCATCCCTTGTTCATAATTCCTTGCACTCTGAGAAGGTTGTACTTCACATAATCACCGACAGAAAGACCTTTTCTCCTATGCAAGCTTGGTTCTCATTGCACCCCTTGACACCTGCCATCATTGAGGTTAAGGCACTGCATCATTTTGATTGGTTTACCAAGGGGAAGGTCCCGGTGTTGGAAGCCATGGAAAAAGACCAGAAAGTGCGGTCACAGTTCAGAGGCGGATCTTCTGCCATTGTTGCAAGTAGTACCGAGAAACCTAATGTCATTGCGGCAAAGTTACAAGCGCTTAGTCCCAAATACAACTCGCTAATGAATCACATTCGAATAAATCTACCGGAG ttgTTTCCTAGCCTTAACAAGGTCGTGTTCCTGGATGACGACGTTGTGGTTCAAACAGATCTTTCACCTCTATGGGACATCGATATGAATGGCAAAGTAAATGGGGCAGTAGAAACATGTAGCGGAAGTGACAAGTTTGTGATGTCAAAGAAATTGAAGAGTTACCTGAACTTTTCTCATCCCTTGATAGCAAAGTATTTTGACCCCAATGAATGTGCATGGGCCTACGGAATGAACATCTTTGATCTAGAAGCCTGGAGGAAGACAAACATAAGCGACACATACCATTACTGGATCAAAGAG AACTTGAAATCAGATCTAAGTTTGTGGCAGCTGGGGACATTACCTCCTGGCCTAATAGCGTTCCATGGTCATGTCCAAATTATCGATCCCTTCTGGCACATGTTGGGGCTGGGGTACCAGGAGAATACGAGTATTGCAGATGCTGAAAGTGCTGGTGTCATCCATTTCAATGGCCGCGCAAAACCTTGGCTCGATATAGCATTCCCACAACTTCGGCCACTATGGACCAAGTATGTCGATTCCTCTGACAAGTACATCAAAAGCTGTCATATCAGGGCATTATAG
- the LOC127810861 gene encoding probable galacturonosyltransferase 12 isoform X2, whose amino-acid sequence MQLHISPSLRHVTVLPAKGVREFIKVKVGSRRFSYRMVFYSLLFFTFLLRFVFVLTAVDTIDGQTKCSTLGCLGKQLGPKILGRRPEPAVPQVFYQVLDEPASQDEIEGDEIPQTLEDFVAEMKQTKPDAKTFATRLRAMVSFLEQRTRTAKIQEFLYRHVASSSIPKQLHCLALRLANEHSTNANARLQLPSAELVPALVDNSLFHFVLASDNVLAASVVASSLVHNSLHSEKVVLHIITDRKTFSPMQAWFSLHPLTPAIIEVKALHHFDWFTKGKVPVLEAMEKDQKVRSQFRGGSSAIVASSTEKPNVIAAKLQALSPKYNSLMNHIRINLPELFPSLNKVVFLDDDVVVQTDLSPLWDIDMNGKVNGAVETCSGSDKFVMSKKLKSYLNFSHPLIAKYFDPNECAWAYGMNIFDLEAWRKTNISDTYHYWIKENLKSDLSLWQLGTLPPGLIAFHGHVQIIDPFWHMLGLGYQENTSIADAESAGVIHFNGRAKPWLDIAFPQLRPLWTKYVDSSDKYIKSCHIRAL is encoded by the exons ATGCAGCTCCACATATCGCCCAGCTTGCGCCATGTCACTGTTCTGCCTGCAAAGGGTGTTAGAGAATTCATCAAAGTTAAGGTTGGTTCCAGAAGGTTTTCGTATCGCATGGTTTTCTATTCGCTCCTGTTCTTCACCTTCCTTCTCCGGTTTGTCTTCGTTCTAACGGCAGTGGACACCATTGATGGACAAACTAAGTGCTCCACTCTAG GCTGCTTGGGGAAGCAATTAGGACCAAAGATACTGGGAAGAAGACCAGAACCAGCT GTTCCCCAAGTATTCTATCAAGTCCTAGACGAGCCGGCGAGCCAAGATGAAATAGAAGGCGATGAAATTCCGCAAACATTAGAAGATTTTGTTGCTGAAATGAAGCAAACTAAACCAGATGCGAAGacctttgccacaaggctaAGAGCTATG GTTAGTTTCCTTGAACAGAGGACTAGGACAGCCAAAATACAAGAGTTCCTGTACCGCCACGTAGCATCCAGCAGCATACCAAAACAGCTCCACTGCCTTGCTTTGCGACTAGCCAATGAGCACTCAACCAATGCCAATGCCCGTCTCCAGCTTCCCTCAGCAGAATTAGTCCCCGCCCTCGTGGACAACTCGCTCTTCCACTTTGTGCTTGCCTCCGATAATGTCCTTGCAGCCTCAGTAGTTGCATCATCCCTTGTTCATAATTCCTTGCACTCTGAGAAGGTTGTACTTCACATAATCACCGACAGAAAGACCTTTTCTCCTATGCAAGCTTGGTTCTCATTGCACCCCTTGACACCTGCCATCATTGAGGTTAAGGCACTGCATCATTTTGATTGGTTTACCAAGGGGAAGGTCCCGGTGTTGGAAGCCATGGAAAAAGACCAGAAAGTGCGGTCACAGTTCAGAGGCGGATCTTCTGCCATTGTTGCAAGTAGTACCGAGAAACCTAATGTCATTGCGGCAAAGTTACAAGCGCTTAGTCCCAAATACAACTCGCTAATGAATCACATTCGAATAAATCTACCGGAG ttgTTTCCTAGCCTTAACAAGGTCGTGTTCCTGGATGACGACGTTGTGGTTCAAACAGATCTTTCACCTCTATGGGACATCGATATGAATGGCAAAGTAAATGGGGCAGTAGAAACATGTAGCGGAAGTGACAAGTTTGTGATGTCAAAGAAATTGAAGAGTTACCTGAACTTTTCTCATCCCTTGATAGCAAAGTATTTTGACCCCAATGAATGTGCATGGGCCTACGGAATGAACATCTTTGATCTAGAAGCCTGGAGGAAGACAAACATAAGCGACACATACCATTACTGGATCAAAGAG AACTTGAAATCAGATCTAAGTTTGTGGCAGCTGGGGACATTACCTCCTGGCCTAATAGCGTTCCATGGTCATGTCCAAATTATCGATCCCTTCTGGCACATGTTGGGGCTGGGGTACCAGGAGAATACGAGTATTGCAGATGCTGAAAGTGCTGGTGTCATCCATTTCAATGGCCGCGCAAAACCTTGGCTCGATATAGCATTCCCACAACTTCGGCCACTATGGACCAAGTATGTCGATTCCTCTGACAAGTACATCAAAAGCTGTCATATCAGGGCATTATAG